In the Bradyrhizobium guangzhouense genome, one interval contains:
- a CDS encoding DUF3572 domain-containing protein → MKKPVHNPREVAEIVAIQALSFVAGEPERLGLFLAETGVGPETLRNAASDPNFLLSVLDFVLRDDDTVKAFAKASELHPTNVAAARQVLGDALGDRTWERDVP, encoded by the coding sequence GTGAAAAAGCCTGTTCACAACCCCCGCGAAGTCGCTGAAATCGTTGCGATTCAGGCGCTGTCCTTCGTCGCCGGCGAGCCCGAAAGGCTGGGCCTGTTTCTGGCCGAGACAGGGGTCGGTCCGGAGACCCTGCGGAACGCCGCCTCGGATCCGAATTTCCTGCTCAGCGTGCTCGATTTCGTGCTGCGCGATGACGACACCGTGAAGGCCTTTGCCAAGGCTTCGGAACTGCATCCGACCAATGTTGCCGCAGCGCGGCAGGTGCTGGGCGATGCGCTCGGCGACCGGACCTGGGAGCGCGACGTGCCGTGA